One Drechmeria coniospora strain ARSEF 6962 chromosome 01, whole genome shotgun sequence genomic region harbors:
- a CDS encoding Ribosomal protein L22e — protein MAPQAQQKKSGKVQKQTKKFIINAQQPASDKIFDVSAFEKFLQDRIKVEGRTNNLGDDIIIKQAGEGKIEITAHNDLSGRYLKYLTKKFLKKQQLRDWLRVVSTSRGVYELKFFNVVNDEAEEDDE, from the exons ATGGCTCCTCAGGCA CAGCAGAAGAAGTCGGGCAAGGTCCAGAAGCAGACCAAGAAG TTCATCATCAACGCTCAGCAGCCCGCTAGCGACAAGATCTTCGACGTCTCCGCCTTCGAGAAGTTCCTCCAGGACCGAATCAAGGTCGAGGGCCGCACCAACAACCTGGGCGATGATATCATCATCAAGCAGGCTGGTGAGGGCAAGATCGAGATCACTGCCCACAACGACCTGTCCGGCCGCTACCTCAAGTACCT GACGAAGAAATTCCTTAAGAAGCAGCAGCTCCGCGACTGGCTCCGTGTCGTCTCCACCTCTCGCGGCGTGTACGAGCTCAAGTTCTTCAACGTCgtcaacgacgaggccgaggaggacgacgagtaA
- a CDS encoding enoyl-CoA hydratase/isomerase family protein — translation MRPSAQRPSNLPPSIHRSAPLEERRSSIGIALVTAIIAIIAIIVIIAMAAPLAGYTFEHFLVTSPHPYVAHLEINRPRKLNAFSPAVWQEYGAAFRQLSADPAVRVVVLTGAGDRAFSAGLDVQEGSLTAVISEAAADAARKATTLRRYIEEFQSCIGEMERCEKPVICVLHGVSLGLAIDISCCADIRLCAADTRFSVKEVDIGLAADIGTLARLPKIVGSTSWVKDVCLSARDFGAQEALSVGFVSQVHEDKARAVGAALAMAKKLADKSPVAVQGTKELLNYGREHGTADSLRYTQVWNSAALQAQDVPAALMSMFQKKTPTFEKL, via the exons ATGCGACCCTCGGCCCAGCGTCCATCAAACCTCCCCCCTTCGATCCATCGCTCGGCCCCTTTGGAAGAAAGGCGAAGCAGTATCGGCATCGCGCTCGTcaccgccatcatcgccatcatcgccatcatcgtcatcatcgccatggcTGCCCCCCTCGCCGGATACACGTTCGAGCACTTCCTCGTCACGAGCCCGCACCCGTACGTGGCCCATCTCGAAATCAACCGGCCAAGGAAGCTCAATGCCTTTTCGCCCGCCGTCTGGCAAGAGTACGGGGCGGCGTTCCGGCAGCTCAGCGCCGATCCGGCCGTGCGGGTCGTCGTGCTgacgggcgccggcgaccgcgccttctcggccggGCTTGATGTTCAGGAAGGGTCCTTGACGGCCGTCATcagcgaggcggccgccgacgctgcgCGCAAGGCCACGACTCTCCGCCGCTACATTGAGGAGTTCCAATCGTGCATCGGAGAGATGGAACGATGTGAAAAAC CCGTCATCTGCGTGCTCCACGGCGTgagcctcggcctcgccatcgacatATCCTGCTGCGCCGACATCCGGCTCTGCGCCGCCGACACGCGCTTCTCCGTCAAGGAAGTCGacatcggcctcgccgccgacatcGGCACGCTCGCGCGGCTGCCCAAGATTGTCGGCTCGACGTCGTGGGTCAAGGACGTGTGCCTGTCGGCGCGCGACTTTGGCGCGCAGGAGGCACtctccgtcggcttcgtcagCCAGGTGCACGAGGACAAGGCGCGGGCGGTCGGGGCCgcgctggccatggccaagaagCTGGCGGACAAGAGCCCCGTGGCGGTGCAGGGGACCAAAGAGCTGCTCAACTACGGGCGCGagcacggcacggccgaCAGCTTGCGGTACACGCAGGTGTGGAACTCGGCGGCGCTGCAAGCGCAGGACGTGCCGGCAGCGTTGATGAGCATGTTCCAGAAGAAGACGCCGACGTTTGAGAAGCTATAA
- a CDS encoding DEAD-like helicase — protein sequence MSDLASRITDPSGGAADNATAEAPPASVVSDVPDVAVAESATEPTVGDAQADGTVEALGGSGLHEPEWDVEISLSELQDNEATPFHSATTWHDLGLSDSILKGLLALNFLKPSKVQGKSLPLMLSNPPRNMLAQSQSGTGKTAAFVTAILSRVDFTQPEQPQALVLAPSRELARQIEGVVRAIGRFADNLRIAAAIPGALPRGEMVKASVIVGTPGTVMDTVRRRQLDVSKLRVLVLDEADNMLDQQGLGDQCMRVKGMLPRDIQTLLFSATFPEKVNNYAGKFAPNAHVLKLQRSELTVKGISQMFIDCPDDHTRYEVLCKLYGLMTIGHGMAILMLFMSQTRESANEIQRRMVADGHKVSALHAAFDGNERDELLAKFRSGENKVLIATNVIARGIDVSSVSMVINYDIPMKGRGDTEPDAETYLHRIGRTGRFGRIGVSISFVYDKRSFEGLSKIASTFGIDLVRLETEDWDAAEEKVKEVIKRNRAQASYAPSATDRMKAAAP from the exons ATGTCTGACCTTGCGAGCCGCATCACCGATCCCAgcggcggtgccgccgacaATGCTACTGCagaggcgccgccggcctcagTGGTCTCAGACGTCCCGgacgtggccgtcgccgaatcTGCCACGGAACCAACCGTGGGCGACGCACAAGCCGACGGTACCGTCGAGGCTCTTGGTGGCTCTGGGCTCCACGAGCCAGAGTGGGATGTCGAGATATCGCTCAGCGAGCTGCAGGATAACGAGGCCACACCCTTTCACTCGGCTACTACTTGGCATGACCTTGGCCT CTCTGACTCCATATTGAAAGGCCTACTTGCCCTCAACTTCCTGAAGCCGTCCAAAGTGCAGGGCAAGTCGCTCCCTTTGATGCTCAGCAACCCCCCTCGCAACATGCTGGCCCAGTCCCAGTCGGGCACCGGCAAAACGGCCGCGTTTGTCACGGCGATATTGTCGCGTGTCGACTTTACGCAACCTGAACAGCCCCAGGCCCTGGTTCTGGCCCCCAGTCGAGAGTTGGCTCGGCAGATAGAGGGTGTGGTGAGAGCCATCGGCCGCTTTGCCGACAACCTCAGGATTGCTGCCGCGATTCCCGGCGCGTTGCCCCGCGGAGAAATGGTCAAAGCCAGTGTCATTGTGGGAACTCCGGGTACCGTCATGGACACCGTGAGGCGCAGGCAGCTTGATGTTTCGAAGCTGCGAGTCCTCGTTCTCGATGAGGCAGACAACATGCTGGATCAGCAGGGCCTTGGCGATCAGTGCATGAGGGTGAAAGG CATGTTGCCGAGGGACATCCAGACCCTGCTCTTCTCGGCCACCTTCCCGGAAAAGGTCAACAACTACGCGGGGAAATTCGCGCCGAATGCGCACGTTCTGAAGCTTCAGCGCAGCGAGCTCACGGTCAAGGGCATCTCCCAGATGTTTATCGACTGCCCCGACGACCACACTCGATATGAGGTGCTCTGCAAGCTCTACGGTCTGATGACGATTGGCCA TGGGATGGCGATTCTGATGTTGTTCATGTCACAGACGCGCGAGAGCGCCAACGAGATCCAGCGTCGCATGGTTGCCGACGGCCACAAGGTTTCGGCCTTGCACGCCGCCTTTGACGGCAATGAGCGAGATGAGCTGCTGGCCAAGTTTCGCAGCGGCGAGAACAAGGTTTTGATTGCGACGAATGTCATTGCTCGTGGCATTGATGTTTCGAGCGTTTCCATGGTCATCAATTACGATATCCCAATGAAGGGCCGAGGCGACACGGAACCAGATGCCGAGACGTATCTCCACCGCATCGGACGAACAGGCCGTTTCGGCCGCATAGGCGTCAGCATCAGCTTCGTCTATGACAAGAGAAGTTTCGAGGGGCTTAGCAAAATCGCCAGCACGTTTGGCATCGACCTGGTACGGCTGGAGACGGAAGACTGGGATGCGGCGGAGGAGAAGGTGAAGGAAGTGATCAAGAGGAACAGAGCACAGGCGAGCTACGCGCCCAGCGCCACCGACAGGATGAAGGCAGCCGCCCCTTAG
- a CDS encoding mitochondrial carrier protein, translated as MSRLPPPSLRPEADGQKQQPPQKRRSDYRGFVAGVFSGVAKLSVGHPFDTIKVRLQTTEAARFAGPLQCVVQTVRGEGIRGLYKGATPPLVGWMVMDSVMLGSLTVYRRLMAQHVFGVTSWVPGAGDGTTGFGFRALLAMSATTDVSSPSTPSSSTSSPTSATPISSPLLSHLPPLGHGLAGVLAGATVSFIAAPVEHIKARLQIQYAAVKSQRLYSGPLDCVAKIYTHHGVRGIYHGLGATLLFRAFFFFWWSSYDVLSRLLRRNTELSAPAINFWAGGLSAQVFWLTSYPSDLVKQRIMTDPLGGPLADGQRKYARWKDAAVAVYKENGWKGYWRGFLPCFLRAFPANAVALVAFEGVMRTLP; from the exons ATGTCAcggttgccgccgccatcgttgCGGCCAGAGGCCGATGGGCAGAAGCAGCAACCGCCCCAGAAGCGGCGAAGCGACTACAGGGGCTTCGTGGCTGGCGTCTTCAGCGGTGTCGCGAAGCTGTCAG TGGGACACCCGTTCGATACCATCAAGGTGCGGCTCCAGACGACCGAGGCGGCACGCTTCGCAGGTCCGCTGCAGTGCGTCGTCCAGACGGTGCGCGGCGAGGGCATCCGGGGCCTCTACAAGGGTGCCACGCCACCCCTCGTTGGCTGGATGGTCATGGACTCTGTCATGCTGGGTTCCCTGACCGTCTACAGGCGCCTCATGGCCCAGCATGTCTTTGGCGTGACCTCATGGGtgcccggcgccggcgatgggACCACGGGCTTCGGCTTCCGGGCACTGCTGGCCATGTCCGCCACCACTGATGTGTCTTCCCCATCGACGCCCTCATCATCAACCTCGTCACCAACCTCGGCGACTCCAATTTCTTCTCCCCTTCTGTCGCATCTCCCGCCTCTTGGTCACGGCCTTGCCGGCGTGCTCGCCGGCGCAACCGTCAGCTTCATCGCTGCGCCAGTCGAGCACATCAAGGCGCGTCTGCAGATCCAGTACGCCGCTGTCAAGTCGCAGCGCCTCTACTCCGGTCCGCTCGACTGCGTGGCCAAGATCTACACACACCACGGCGTCCGCGGCATCTACCACGGGCTCGGCGCCACTCTCCTCTTCCGCGcattcttcttcttctggTGGAGCAGCTACGACGTCCTCTCCCGCCTCCTGCGACGCAACACCGAACTCTCGGCGCCCGCCATCAACTTCTGGGCCGGCGGCCTGAGCGCCCAGGTCTTCTGGCTGACGAGTTACCCGAGTGATCTCGTCAAGCAACGCATCATGACCGACCCACTAGGCGGGCCCTTGGCTGACGGCCAAAGGAAGTACGCCCGCTGGAaggacgctgccgtcgccgtctacAAGGAGAATGGCTGGAAGGGCTACTGGAGGGGCTTTCTGCCTTGCTTCCTGCGAGCCTTTCCCGCCAACGCTGTCGCTCTCGTGGCCTTTGAGGGTGTCATGAGAACGTTGCCCTGA
- a CDS encoding glycolipid-anchored surface protein 5, with amino-acid sequence MKGQTLLSVVAAAGLVSSSPAKPANGAPQKRATLTAVTAKGNAFWVGNERFYLRGIDYQPGGSSADKDPLGDPDVCERDIKQFKDLGVNTIRVYSVDNSKNHDKCMQALSDAGIYLVLDVNTPKYSINRADPKPSYNTKYLQNVFATVEMFAKYPNTLAFFSGNEVINEQKGTEKSAPYVKAVTRDIKNYLNSRGLRKVPVGYSAADVMSNRMETAMYMNCGTDDMRSDFFAFNDYSWCNSDFTTSGWDQKVKNFTDYGLPIFLSEWGCTKSRPRKFEEMGALMSSQMSSVYSGGLMYEYSVEENKFGIVTLDGDKVTTSDEFDLYRDALKANPMPTGSGGAASTTHAVACPTSDASWSVDPTRVPSMPSEAEKYMKSGAGDGAGFSGDGSQNAEDSGTSTADVTGGKPSPSSSSQENAGVSMRGPADKGPMAVAALVFAFSLMGALLL; translated from the exons ATGAAGGGGCAAACCCTCCTCtccgtcgttgccgccgccggcctcgtctcgtcctctCCCGCAAAGCCCGCCAATGGCGCGCCCCAAAAGCGTGCCACCCTGACGGCCGTCACCGCCAAGGGCAACG CCTTCTGGGTCGGCAATGAGCGCTTCTACCTCCGCGGTATCGACTACCAGCCCGGTGGTTCCTCCGCCGACAAGGACCCCCTCGGGGACCCCGATGTCTGCGAGCGCGACATCAAGCAGTTCAAGGACCTCGGCGTCAACACCATCCGAGTCTACTCGGTCGACAACTCCAAGAACCATGACAAATGCATGCAAGCCCTGAGCGACGCCGGCATCTACCTCGTGCTCGACGTCAACACGCCCAAGTATTCCATCAATCGGGCGGATCCCAAGCCGTCGTACAACACCAAGTACCTCCAGAATGTCTTTGCTACCGTCGAGATGTTCGCCAAGTACCCCAACACgctcgccttcttctccggCAACGAGGTGATCAACGAGCAGAAGGGTACCGAGAAGTCGGCCCCCTACGTCAAGGCCGTCACCCGTGACATCAAGAACTACCTCAACTCGCGCGGCCTGCGCAAGGTTCCTGTCGGctactcggccgccgacgtcatgTCGAACCGCATGGAGACGgccatgtacatgaactgcGGCACCGATGACATGCGCTCCGACTTCTTCGCCTTCAACGACTACTCGTGGTGCAACAGCGACTTCACGACGTCCGGTTGGGACCAGAAGGTCAAGAACTTTACCGACTACGGTCTTCCCATCTT CCTGTCCGAGTGGGGTTGCACCAAGTCCCGTCCTCGCAAGTTTGAGGAGATGGGCGCCCTCATGAGCAGCCAAATGTCGAGCGTCTACTCGGGCGGTctcatgtacgagtactcggTTGAGGAGAACAAGTTTGGCATCGtcaccctcgacggcgacaaggtcACGACCTCGGACGAGTTTGACCTCTACAGGGACGCCCTCAAGGCCAACCCGATGCCCACCGGCAGCGGTGGTGCCGCCTCCACCACGCACGCCGTTGCCTGCCCCACCTCGGACGCGTCGTGGTCGGTCGACCCCACCCGCGTTCCCTCGATGCCCAGCGAGGCTGAGAAGTACATGAAGTcgggtgccggcgacggtgctgGATTCTCTGGCGACGGCTCCCAAAATGCCGAAGACAGCGGTACGTCCACGGCCGATGTCACCGGCGGAAAGCCCTCTCCTTCGTCCAGCAGCCAGGAGAACGCCGGCGTCTCGATGCGCGGCCCCGCCGACAAGGGTCCCATGGCCGTTGCCGCCCTGGTCTTCGCTTTCAGCCTCATGGGTGCCCTGCTTCTGTAA
- a CDS encoding G-patch domain-containing protein — MADHPPPPPSRGLFSLYDNLKDPNDSSSSTTISAAPVVYNQGKGKESKKPTDAALLFQPQIRRPAPKQVKPKTTFPKIIRTSTNASNAASTAVTTTTKTSLADWAATEEDDWMYGAGEKRARGGRKIRKKRQREAEFQETNWDEFYDLVKTTIVDDFAKSDEKVREVLDWKDLLYRRAQRKRGHSELSSDDEDDSGPVSNQFAPPPAQFAPPPRSPPNKQPGNQSRRGDFADRAETLLGRRSLSQSPSPPRSVTPPPPPAPPPAPELPPSNAAVISRAPVRYTQPQPATEEGNSGEVGMGSGGESVEEPRSRRPGQAGFAHRLMSKYGWTAGTGLGAKESGIVNPLRVQVEKRRKKADADGGGWAEPGGKGKIIGGKRKGEESQFGKMSEVIVLRNMLENMPDLQSEISNGLGQEIGEECGEKYGRVERIYVDQQARQVFIKFTDQVSALRAVNELDGRIFNGNAIVPRFYDTDKFEKGVYTIA, encoded by the exons ATGGCCGACCatccaccgccgccaccttCACGGGGCCTGTTCTCGTTGTACGATAACCTCAAAGACCCAAACGactccagctcgtcgacgacgatatCTGCTGCGCCCGTGGTGTATAATCAAGGTAAAGGGAAGGAATCGAAGAAGCCTACCGACGCAGCGTTGCTCTTTCAGCCTCAAATTCGCCGCCCAGCGCCCAAGCAAGTTAagccgaagacgacgttcCCAAAAATTATCCGAACGTCGACGAATGCGTCAAATGCTGCTTCGACAGCAGTTACAACCACCACGAAAACATCCCTTGCAGATTGGGCAGCGACAGAGGAGGATGATTGGATGTATGGGGCGGGCGAGAAACGTGCTCGAGGCGGACGCAAAATCAGAAAGAAGAGACAACGCGAGGCCGAGTTTCAAGAAACGAATTGGGATGAATTCTACGATCTAGTCAAGACAACAATCGTGGATGACTTCGCCAAGAGTGACGAAAAAGTGCGCGAGGTGCTCGACTGGAAGGACCTCCTCTACCGCCGCGCCCAAAGGAAACGTGGTCACAGCGAGCTTTCAagtgacgacgaggatgactcCGGGCCAGTATCTA ATCAATTTGCCCCTCCACCAGCTCAGTTcgcaccgccgcctcggtCACCTCCGAACAAACAGCCGGGCAACCAGAGCAGGCGTGGTGACTTTGCGGATCGAGCAGAGACACTCTTGGGCCGACGATCCCTGTCGCAGTCACCCTCTCCGCCCCGTTCGGTCACTCCGCCGCCCCCTCCTGcccctcctcctgctccagAGCTTCCACCGTCGAACGCTGCCGTCATATCTCGAGCCCCAGTACGATACACCCAGCCGCAACCCGCGACCGAGGAGGGAAACAGCGGTGAAGTGGGTATGGGCTCTGGCGGAGAGTCCGTGGAGGAGCCACGATCCAGACGCCCTGGTCAAGCTGGCTTTGCGCATCGCCTCATGAGCAAGTATGGATGGACTGCGGGCACAGGTCTAGGAGCCAAGGAGTCGGGTATCGTTAATCCGCTTCGTGTGCAGGTGGAGAAACGTCGCAAGAAAgcagacgccgacggtggcggaTGGGCCGAACCTGGAGGCAAGGGCAAGATAATCGGCGGCAAGCGAAAAGGTGAAGAGAGCCAGTTTGGGAAGATGTCGGAGGTCATCGTCCTCCGCAATATGTTGGAGAATATGCCCGATCTTCAATCCGAGATTTCCAACGGCCTTGGTCAGGAAATTGGCGAAGAATGTGGGGAGAAG TACGGTCGTGTCGAGCGTATCTATGTTGACCAGCAGGCCCGTCAAGTGTTCATCAAGTTCACGGATCAGGTGTCTGCCCTCCGA GCTGTCAACGAGCTCGACGGTCGCATATTCAACGGCAACGCCATAGTGCCCAGATTCTACGACACCGACAAATTCGAGAAGGGAGTTTATACGATCGCCTAG
- a CDS encoding ECM33-like protein, producing MRSVTILSSVLAVGSAVVSAVTTCTDDIKVSQPTPVIDCEVVDGSIIVDESVSGSLSIEGPKKLNKDFVVMNATKLISISSSSITSIGGTMDFESLTLLSSLNMQSLTSVNKLKLAGLPQLNGLTFGSKGVSRVSDIEIVDTFISDLSGLSIATADTIFISNNLKLTKFNSDLVNVTKTLALVNNGNAMQVNMSRLQSAGEVEFRQVKSFDAPALTQVGSIKFNDSPELVSVSANNLSSITASLTFINNKKLTNISFESLESIKGDMTIQNNTALLALDGFNSLQSCGNMLLAGNFETVKMDKLNDVKGSATVTSTTDISSFCKFFDDLKSSGAIQGKESCTSNNKDANSGDSTGGQSNSDKQDGAGIVGVNMAVLGLAVLAGLAQVL from the exons ATGCGTTCCGTTACGATTCTCTCCTCcgtcctggccgtcggctccgccgtcgtctccg CGGTCACCACCTGCACCGATGATATCAAGGTCTCCCAGCCCACTCCGGTCATCGACTGCGAGGTTGTCGACGgcagcatcatcgtcgacgagtcCGTATCCGGCAGCTTGAGCATTGAGGGGCCCAAGAAGCTCAACAAGGACTTCGTCGTCATGAATGCCACCAAGCTCATCAGCATTTCGAGCAGCTCCATCACCTCCATCGGTGGCACCATGGACTTTGAGAGCCTCACCCTCCTCAGCTCGCTCAACATGCAGTCGTTGACGTCGGTCAACAAGCTGAAGCTTGCCGGCCTGCCCCAGCTCAACGGCCTTACTTTCGGCAGCAAGGGCGTGTCCCGCGTCAGCGACATCGAGATTGTCGATACCTTCATCAGCGACCTGAGCGGCCTTAGTATCGCGACGGCTGATACCATCTTTATCTCGAACAATCTGAAACTCACAAAGTTCAACTCCGACCTCGTCAACGTCACCAAGACGCTCGCCTTGGTCAACAACGGCAACGCCATGCAGGTCAACATGTCCCGCCTCCAGAGCGCCGGTGAGGTCGAGTTCCGCCAGGTGAAGAGCTTCGATGCCCCCGCCCTCACCCAGGTCGGCTCCATCAAGTTCAACGACAGCCCCGAGCTTGTGAGCGTCTCTGCCAACAACCTGTCGTCCATCACGGCCAGCTTGACCTTCATCAACAACAAGAAGTTGACCAACATTTCTTTCGAATCCCTCGAGTCGATCAAGGGCGACATGACGATTCAGAACAACACGGCCCTGctggccctcgacggcttcaaCTCTCTGCAGTCTTGCGGCAACATGCTGCTGGCGGGCAACTTTGAGAC CGTCAAGATGGACAAGCTCAACGACGTCAAGGGCAGCGCCACCGTTACTTCCACCACCGACATCTCCAGCTTCTGCAAGTTCTTCGATGATCTCAAGTCCAGCGGTGCCATCCAGGGCAAGGAGTCGTGCACGAGCAACAACAAGGATGCCAACTCGGGCGACAGCACTGGTGGCCAGTCCAACAGCGACAAGCAGGATGGCGCCGGTatcgtcggcgtcaacaTGGCGGTACTCGGtctcgccgtccttgccggcctcgcccaGGTGCTGTAG